The following proteins are co-located in the Camelina sativa cultivar DH55 chromosome 12, Cs, whole genome shotgun sequence genome:
- the LOC104731692 gene encoding F-box/kelch-repeat protein At4g19870-like, whose product MNIQVEPSEKRKRRKKTKNLSPSSSPPSSSPSLFSLPDEIVVNCLARISRSYYPTLSLVSKSFRSILSSTELYAARSQLGSTEKCLYVCASDYRCHYTEWFRLWINPNRTLPDSMTKKRRKKKKKKTVGVSFVSIPSPYIQSLPPSIVVGSEIYVVGGQWSPSSAVRVLDCRSNTWRDAPSMIVPRMFARTCVYDGKIYVMGGQVLENESWVEVFDTKTQTWACLPDPGTEVRKSYIYRITEIDGKIYFDNRDNTMYAYDTKQGKWECGKGVIATFPMSKCVIENISYSYGLQLQGNNGCWWYDIKSDEWKEVKGLESLKDKYKRSRGNAKVVSFGGNLLLLWEECTNSNPNYRKKIWCAEIGLEKRDGGEVWGIVEWVDVVHSVPISCKLFRCLVVSV is encoded by the coding sequence ATGAACATTCAAGTCGAACCATccgagaagaggaagaggaggaagaagactaagaacttgtctccttcttcttcaccaccatCGTCATCTCCGTCTTTATTTTCACTCCCAGATGAAATCGTTGTGAATTGCTTAGCAAGGATCTCGAGGTCGTACTACCCGACACTCTCGCTCGTTTCCAAAAGCTTCCGTTCAATTCTCTCTTCGACCGAGCTCTACGCAGCTCGATCTCAACTCGGAAGCACCGAGAAGTGTCTCTATGTCTGTGCATCAGATTATCGTTGTCACTATACCGAATGGTTTAGACTTTGGATTAACCCTAATCGAACCCTACCCGACTCCATGActaagaagaggaggaagaagaagaagaagaagacagtcGGAGTCTCGTTTGTTTCGATTCCGTCTCCATATATTCAGTCGCTACCACCCTCGATAGTTGTTGGTTCAGAGATTTATGTTGTCGGAGGACAATGGTCACCGTCCTCAGCTGTGCGGGTCCTCGATTGTCGCAGTAACACTTGGCGTGATGCCCCTAGCATGATCGTACCCCGGATGTTTGCGAGGACATGTGTCTACGATGGTAAAATCTATGTAATGGGAGGCCAAGTATTAGAGAATGAATCATGGGTGGAAGTATTTGATACAAAGACTCAGACTTGGGCATGCCTCCCCGATCCGGGTACTGAGGTACGCAAGAGTTACATTTATAGAATCACAGAGATCGACGGAAAGATTTACTTTGATAATAGAGACAATACGATGTATGCTTATGACACAAAGCAAGGTAAATGGGAATGTGGTAAAGGCGTGATTGCAACGTTTCCGATGTCAAAATGTGTGATAGAGAATATATCCTACTCCTATGGTCTACAATTACAAGGCAACAACGGGTGCTGGTGGTATGACATTAAGTCTGATGAGTGGAAAGAAGTGAAAGGGTTAGAATCATTAAAAGACAAGTACAAGAGGAGTCGTGGTAATGCTAAAGTAGTTAGCTTTGGTGGGAATCTCTTGCTTCTTTGGGAAGAATGTACGAACTCCAATCCCAATTACAGGAAGAAGATTTGGTGTGCGGAAATTGGGTTGGAAAAGCGTGATGGAGGTGAGGTTTGGGGAATTGTTGAGTGGGTTGACGTTGTGCACAGTGTCCCCATATCATGTAAGCTCTTTCGTTGTCTTGTTGTCTCGGTTTGA